The sequence CGACGCCTGCGAAGAGGTCGGCATCCGAAGCGTGGTCTCCAAGAAGGAGGTCGAGCAGGTCCTCGACGTCCTGCGCGAGCCCGAGGGAAAGGCCGCCGGCAACTGGTCGCGGCGCTTCAAGGCCAACTACGAGAAGCTGCGCTCCGGTGACATCTACCAGGTCGCCGAGGTGGTACGGAACCTCGCCACGCGCGAGAAGGACAAGGGCCTGTCCGCCGGCGAGAAGCGCATGCTGACCAAGGCGAAGCAGATCCTGCTCTCCGAGCTCGCGGTCGCCATCAAGAAGGACGAGACCAAGGCCGAGGAGCTGGTCGAGAAGGTGCTGGCCGAAGCCCAGGCCTGATCGACGTCCGGCGACGACGACCCGCGACGACCGCCCCTGCCGGGCGGTCGTCCTCGTCGGAGCCGGGGAGGACACCTCGTGGCTGTACGACCGCGGACCGGCCGTCCCATGGTCGAGGTGCTGCGGCTGGCGATCGTGCTGTTGTTCACCGCCGCCGGTCATGCGGTCGGCACGGGCCTGGACGACCTGCTCGGACGCGGTGAGCCCGAGACGACCCGGCTGGTCGCCTCGGTACTCGGCGCGTTGACCGGCTATCTCGCCGGCGGCTGGCTCGGTCGCGCCGTCGTGCGGGGCGTGGACACCGCAGGCTCCGCGCTCGAGCACGTGCCGGCCGCCAAGCTCGTCGCCGCCTGCATCGGTGCGGCGCTCGGCGCACTCGCCGGCCTGGTGGTCCTGCTCCCGGTGGTCCTGCTGCCCTACCAGCGCTACACCGTGCCGGTGATGCTGCTGGTGGTGTTGGTGCTCGCCTACGCGGGCGGGCGCCTCGGCAGCGCCCGCGGCGCCGACCTCGGGCGCTTCGTCGGCGTTCGGGGCCGCCTCGACGTGCGCACCCCCTCGCGCGGGTCGGGGGTGAAGGTGCTCGACACCTCGGCACTGGTCGACGCCCGGGTCGTCGACGTCGCGCGAGCCGGCTTCCTCGAGGGCACCCTGGTCGTCCCCACCTTCGTGCTCGACGAACTGCAGGCGCTGGCCGACGCGGGCGAGGACCACCGGCGGCGGTCGGGTCGTCGCGGGCTCGAGGCGCTGCACATGCTGCAGGACGAGTCGCTGGTGGCGGTCGAGGTCACCGAGGAATCCGTGCCCGGCGTCGCCGAGGTCGATGCCAAGCTGGCCACGCTGTGTCGCCAGCGGGGTGCGGCACTGATCACCACCGACGGCAACCTGGCGCGCGTCGCCGAGATCGGTGGGGTACGGGTGCTCAACCTGCACGCCCTGGCGGACGCGGTCCGCCCGCCCGTGCTGCCCGGCGAACGCCTCGTGGTGCGGCTGGTCCGCCCGGGCCGGGACGCCGGTCAGGGGGTGGCCTACCTCGACGACGGGACCATGGTGGTCGTCGAGGGCGGCGCCGGACGGATCGGCGAGGAGTTGCCCGTCGACGTGACCTCGATCGTGCAGAACCGCCAGGGCCGCATGCTGTTCGCTTCCTGCTCCGGCGGCGACGATGTCCGGACCCGGCGATGAGGTTCGGCGTGGTCGTCGTCGCGGCCGGGGTCGGTGAGCGGTTGGGGCATGGGCGCCCGAAGGCGCTGGTCGAGCTGGCGGGCCGTCCACTGCTCCACCACGCCCTCCGCGGCCTGCACCGGGCCGGCATGCCGCCCGCGGTGGTCGTCCACACCCCGGGGGAGGAGGCGGCGTTCCGGACCGCCGCCGCCGAGTTCGAGGTGGCTGCCCTCGTGCCCGGGGCTGCAACCCGCACCGGCAGCGTCGCCGCGGGCCTTGCGGCATTGGGTCCGACCCCTGACGTGATCCTCGTCCACGACGCCGCCCGGGCGCTGACCCCCCCGTCGGTGATGCGGGCCGTCGCCGCCGCCGTGACCGGTGACGTGGTCGCGGCAGCCCCGGGTATGCCGGTCAGCGACACGCTCAAGCGGGTCAGCGGCGACGAGGAGGTGGTGGCCACGGTCCCCCGCGAGGACCTGCGGGCGATCCAGACCCCACAGGCGTTCACGCGCGCGGCGCTGTCCGCGGCCCACGCCACCCGGGAGGAGGCCACCGACGACCTCGCCCTCGTCGAGCGATTGCTCGCCGACGGGCGCCTCCGTGGGCGTATCGTGGTCGTCGCCGGCGCCGCGACGGCCATGAAGGTGACCTATCCGCACGACCTGGTCGTCGCCGAGGCGCTCCTGCGGGCCGGCAGCGAGGAATGAGGATGGACCTGCGGATCGGCAACGGACTGGACGTGCACCCCTTCGCGTCGGACGGCGAC comes from Egicoccus sp. AB-alg6-2 and encodes:
- a CDS encoding CarD family transcriptional regulator, giving the protein MAYSVGDTVIYPHHGAAVIERKEARELKGEAREYLVLRLTYGDLTLMVPADACEEVGIRSVVSKKEVEQVLDVLREPEGKAAGNWSRRFKANYEKLRSGDIYQVAEVVRNLATREKDKGLSAGEKRMLTKAKQILLSELAVAIKKDETKAEELVEKVLAEAQA
- a CDS encoding PIN/TRAM domain-containing protein, with product MAVRPRTGRPMVEVLRLAIVLLFTAAGHAVGTGLDDLLGRGEPETTRLVASVLGALTGYLAGGWLGRAVVRGVDTAGSALEHVPAAKLVAACIGAALGALAGLVVLLPVVLLPYQRYTVPVMLLVVLVLAYAGGRLGSARGADLGRFVGVRGRLDVRTPSRGSGVKVLDTSALVDARVVDVARAGFLEGTLVVPTFVLDELQALADAGEDHRRRSGRRGLEALHMLQDESLVAVEVTEESVPGVAEVDAKLATLCRQRGAALITTDGNLARVAEIGGVRVLNLHALADAVRPPVLPGERLVVRLVRPGRDAGQGVAYLDDGTMVVVEGGAGRIGEELPVDVTSIVQNRQGRMLFASCSGGDDVRTRR
- the ispD gene encoding 2-C-methyl-D-erythritol 4-phosphate cytidylyltransferase, which codes for MRFGVVVVAAGVGERLGHGRPKALVELAGRPLLHHALRGLHRAGMPPAVVVHTPGEEAAFRTAAAEFEVAALVPGAATRTGSVAAGLAALGPTPDVILVHDAARALTPPSVMRAVAAAVTGDVVAAAPGMPVSDTLKRVSGDEEVVATVPREDLRAIQTPQAFTRAALSAAHATREEATDDLALVERLLADGRLRGRIVVVAGAATAMKVTYPHDLVVAEALLRAGSEE